A part of Streptococcus porcinus genomic DNA contains:
- a CDS encoding sodium ion-translocating decarboxylase subunit beta, giving the protein MEILIQGLTSITIPQITMMIIGGLLMYLGIKKEYEPTLLVPMGLGTILVNFPGTGVLTQVVNGVHQEGVFDTLFNIGIGTELFPLLIFIGIGAMIDFGPLLQNPFMLLFGAAAQFGIFFVVVVAVMAGFDIKEAASIGIIGAADGPTSIFVANQLAPKLLGPITVAAYSYMALVPIIQPFAIKLVTTKKERQIRMTYKAESVSKLTKILFPIVITFVAGFIAPISLPLVGFLMFGNLLRECGVLDRLSMTAQNELVNIVSILLGLTISVKMQADLFLNFQTLMIILFGLVAFIMDSIGGVVFAKILNLFRKNKINPMIGAAGISAFPMSSRVIQKMATDEDPQNFILMYAVGANVSGQIASVIAGGLLLSFFS; this is encoded by the coding sequence GTGGAAATATTAATTCAAGGTTTAACCTCTATTACCATCCCACAAATTACGATGATGATCATCGGTGGGCTATTAATGTATTTAGGGATTAAAAAAGAATATGAACCAACTCTATTGGTTCCAATGGGACTGGGAACAATTTTAGTCAATTTTCCTGGTACAGGTGTCTTAACTCAAGTTGTTAATGGCGTACACCAAGAGGGTGTTTTTGATACTCTGTTTAATATTGGGATCGGGACAGAATTGTTCCCACTTCTAATCTTTATCGGAATTGGAGCTATGATTGATTTTGGTCCACTTCTTCAAAATCCATTTATGTTACTATTTGGAGCGGCAGCACAGTTCGGGATTTTCTTTGTTGTGGTTGTTGCAGTCATGGCAGGTTTTGATATTAAAGAAGCGGCATCAATTGGGATTATAGGTGCAGCAGATGGCCCTACTTCAATCTTTGTTGCCAATCAATTAGCACCTAAGCTATTAGGACCAATTACGGTTGCAGCTTATTCATATATGGCTTTGGTGCCGATCATTCAACCTTTTGCAATCAAATTAGTAACAACTAAAAAAGAACGTCAAATCCGTATGACCTATAAGGCAGAAAGTGTTTCGAAGCTAACAAAAATTTTATTCCCAATTGTTATTACTTTTGTAGCGGGTTTCATAGCTCCGATTTCATTACCCTTAGTTGGATTCCTGATGTTTGGTAATTTATTAAGGGAGTGTGGTGTTTTAGACCGTCTTTCAATGACCGCACAAAATGAGCTGGTAAACATTGTATCAATTCTTTTAGGATTAACAATCTCTGTTAAGATGCAGGCTGATCTTTTCTTGAATTTCCAAACATTAATGATTATTCTCTTTGGCTTAGTTGCCTTTATTATGGATTCCATCGGTGGTGTTGTGTTTGCAAAAATTTTAAATCTATTCCGCAAAAATAAAATTAATCCGATGATAGGTGCGGCTGGTATCTCAGCCTTTCCGATGTCAAGCCGTGTCATTCAAAAAATGGCAACTGATGAGGACCCACAGAATTTCATCCTAATGTATGCTGTCGGGGCTAACGTTTCTGGTCAAATTGCCTCTGTTATTGCGGGTGGTTTACTACTATCATTCTTTAGCTAA
- the citG gene encoding triphosphoribosyl-dephospho-CoA synthase CitG, which translates to MTSQQKIAIFSQLATKALLYEVTLTPKPGLVDSANNGSHTDMTLTTFLDSTLALAPHFQRYVELGYKHHQKKPQELFNLLRQEGILAEKAMFQATNGINTHKGVNFSFALLLGSTGAHLAKHPELLEKATFSAADSQAICQAIIPMTSHLIEIDLGDLQSKTELTYGEKLYLHYGIKGPRGEASQGYPSVWKKSLPYLRQLAKGEMTSRERQLRLLVFLMTFVEDANLIHRGSIEDLYQVQADSQILLKKATHFEHLVSNLERYNQSMVERNLSPGGAADLLALSFYFAFLEKLL; encoded by the coding sequence ATGACTAGCCAGCAAAAAATAGCTATTTTTAGCCAATTAGCAACTAAGGCACTACTCTATGAAGTGACCTTAACACCCAAGCCAGGATTAGTTGACAGTGCAAATAACGGTTCTCATACTGATATGACCTTGACCACTTTCTTAGATTCTACTCTAGCTCTTGCTCCCCATTTTCAACGCTACGTTGAATTGGGCTATAAACACCACCAAAAAAAACCTCAAGAACTCTTCAACTTGCTTAGACAAGAGGGAATTTTAGCAGAAAAAGCCATGTTTCAAGCAACTAATGGTATCAATACCCATAAGGGTGTCAACTTTTCCTTTGCTTTACTCCTAGGCTCTACCGGTGCCCATCTCGCCAAGCATCCAGAACTCTTGGAAAAAGCTACTTTTTCTGCAGCAGATAGCCAAGCTATTTGTCAAGCTATTATCCCAATGACCAGTCATTTGATTGAAATAGATTTAGGAGATTTGCAGAGCAAAACAGAATTAACCTATGGTGAAAAACTCTATCTTCATTATGGAATTAAGGGTCCAAGAGGCGAAGCCAGTCAAGGCTACCCTAGTGTCTGGAAAAAATCTCTGCCTTACCTTCGACAACTTGCAAAGGGAGAAATGACAAGTCGAGAACGGCAGTTACGATTATTAGTCTTTCTCATGACTTTTGTTGAAGATGCCAATCTTATTCACAGAGGTAGTATTGAAGACCTGTACCAAGTTCAAGCAGATAGCCAAATACTTCTAAAAAAGGCAACTCATTTTGAACATTTGGTATCTAACTTAGAAAGATATAATCAAAGCATGGTAGAACGCAACCTTAGCCCTGGTGGGGCGGCCGACCTTTTAGCCCTTAGCTTCTATTTTGCTTTCTTAGAAAAACTTTTATAA
- the citD gene encoding citrate lyase acyl carrier protein, with translation MEISQTAVAGSLESSDIMITVSPATNGITIDLESSVEKQFGRRIRQVIEESLKHLGVDKASVHAVDKGALDCTIQARTLVAVHRAAGIDQYNWKEIDTWNV, from the coding sequence ATGGAAATTTCACAAACTGCAGTTGCAGGAAGTTTGGAATCAAGCGATATCATGATTACGGTTAGTCCAGCTACAAATGGCATTACGATTGATTTGGAAAGTAGTGTTGAGAAACAATTTGGCCGTCGCATTCGTCAGGTCATTGAAGAATCCTTAAAACATTTAGGTGTTGACAAAGCCTCTGTTCACGCTGTTGACAAAGGCGCCCTTGATTGCACGATTCAGGCTCGGACTCTTGTGGCTGTGCACCGTGCAGCAGGTATTGATCAATACAACTGGAAGGAGATTGACACATGGAACGTTTAA
- a CDS encoding AbrB family transcriptional regulator: MVGLVGGLLAKKLRMPGHFMIGSMIAVAIVSIMTGEMAVYHHMKVLAQIISGAYIGQQISKRDLLNLPQLSKAIAGLMTLFTLNMFILGTIFITFFQMDMVTAYLSCLPGGIVDVSLMAIDMGAKPDIVATMQSVRLVGMLLILPLWISFIVNRLAPELRQKRAVALEPAKKVTDSLTSKNQLANDLLILLVSTIAGLVGNAIGIPVGALIFSLLASSVLKIKRATIQMTPNIRYFAQIMAGALIGSSFTHNSLLAMRHLLIPILLMLTSYLLINAFFGYLMFKRKVLDLQSALFASSPAGATDISLLAGELGGDMAKIAGIQISRTMYTVIVMPLLIKIVFYLFS, encoded by the coding sequence ATGGTAGGATTAGTTGGAGGCCTACTTGCTAAAAAGCTAAGAATGCCTGGGCATTTTATGATTGGGAGTATGATAGCAGTGGCTATAGTGTCGATAATGACAGGGGAAATGGCTGTTTATCATCATATGAAGGTTTTAGCTCAAATCATTAGTGGAGCTTATATTGGACAGCAAATATCAAAAAGGGATCTCTTAAATTTACCTCAGTTAAGCAAAGCCATAGCTGGTCTGATGACCCTCTTTACTTTAAATATGTTTATCTTAGGCACAATTTTTATAACCTTTTTTCAGATGGATATGGTCACAGCTTACCTCTCGTGCTTACCTGGTGGAATTGTCGATGTTTCTCTAATGGCTATTGATATGGGAGCAAAACCCGATATCGTCGCCACCATGCAGTCAGTTCGTTTAGTTGGTATGTTGCTTATCTTACCCCTCTGGATCTCTTTTATCGTCAACCGCTTGGCGCCAGAGTTAAGACAAAAAAGGGCTGTCGCTTTAGAGCCAGCAAAAAAAGTCACAGACTCTCTGACCAGCAAGAATCAACTTGCAAATGATTTGCTGATTCTCTTAGTGTCAACCATTGCGGGCTTAGTTGGTAATGCTATAGGTATTCCGGTTGGAGCACTAATCTTTTCACTTCTAGCTTCTTCGGTTTTAAAAATCAAAAGAGCAACTATACAAATGACCCCAAATATCCGCTATTTTGCACAAATCATGGCCGGAGCTTTGATTGGGTCTAGTTTCACTCATAATAGTTTGCTAGCTATGCGTCACCTATTGATTCCAATTTTGTTAATGTTGACTAGTTATTTACTGATTAATGCTTTTTTTGGCTATCTTATGTTTAAAAGAAAAGTACTGGATCTTCAATCGGCTCTTTTTGCGTCATCACCAGCGGGAGCGACAGATATTTCTCTCTTAGCGGGTGAATTGGGAGGAGATATGGCTAAAATTGCTGGAATTCAGATTAGTCGGACCATGTATACAGTTATTGTTATGCCACTACTGATTAAAATAGTTTTTTATTTATTCAGCTAA
- the citD gene encoding citrate lyase acyl carrier protein: protein MEIKKVAIAGTLESSDVQVIVEPHDTLQVSIESSVMNQYGLAIQKTVYEVLERLGVTSGKLIMVDKGALDCTIKARIQTAIYRSNDLSKGNIPWGEL, encoded by the coding sequence ATGGAAATCAAAAAAGTAGCTATTGCTGGAACATTAGAATCCTCGGATGTTCAGGTTATTGTGGAACCACACGATACTTTGCAGGTCAGCATCGAAAGTAGCGTCATGAATCAATATGGTTTAGCCATTCAAAAAACAGTTTATGAAGTGCTTGAACGTTTAGGTGTCACTTCTGGTAAGCTAATAATGGTTGACAAAGGTGCTTTAGATTGTACTATCAAAGCTCGCATTCAAACTGCTATTTATAGAAGCAATGATTTATCTAAAGGTAATATTCCATGGGGGGAACTCTAA
- a CDS encoding aldolase/citrate lyase family protein codes for MPITRSKPLKNRLRRTMMFLNAQNPALLKDAYIFGSDSLILDLEDAVAENQKDAARFSLYHALTTIDYGNTEVLVRINGLDTPHWQEDVRVAVAGGADGIRIAKCESAKDVKTVEAAVLAAEREFGKEEGRTLLMAALESPLGILNALEICMASDRMFGVAIAGGDFRKSMRVGIEKGGIEINTARGLMLLAARAAGIQCYDTNYPRIEDMEGYREEVELDRKMGFDGKSIINPRQIRLVHQLFAPTKEEITYAEKLLRSMNEQLTNGVGVYTVDGKMVDKPFFEEAQRIIDLAKASGVYHGDM; via the coding sequence ATGCCAATAACAAGATCAAAACCACTAAAAAATCGCTTGCGTCGCACGATGATGTTTTTAAATGCACAAAATCCTGCACTTCTGAAAGATGCCTATATTTTTGGCTCAGATAGTCTCATTTTAGATTTAGAAGATGCTGTTGCAGAGAATCAAAAAGATGCTGCCCGATTCTCCCTCTATCATGCTCTGACGACTATTGATTATGGGAATACAGAAGTGTTAGTTCGAATCAATGGACTTGATACACCGCATTGGCAAGAAGATGTCCGTGTAGCTGTAGCTGGTGGGGCTGACGGCATAAGGATAGCAAAATGCGAGTCAGCTAAAGATGTGAAAACTGTCGAGGCTGCTGTATTAGCAGCTGAGAGAGAGTTTGGTAAAGAAGAAGGGCGTACACTATTAATGGCTGCTCTTGAAAGTCCATTAGGCATTCTTAATGCCCTCGAAATTTGTATGGCTTCAGATAGAATGTTTGGAGTAGCCATTGCTGGCGGAGATTTCCGTAAATCAATGCGTGTCGGAATTGAAAAGGGTGGTATAGAGATAAATACAGCTCGTGGGCTCATGTTACTAGCAGCACGCGCAGCAGGCATTCAATGTTACGATACCAATTACCCACGAATTGAGGATATGGAAGGTTATCGCGAAGAAGTTGAATTAGATCGTAAAATGGGATTTGATGGGAAATCTATTATTAATCCTCGCCAAATCCGTTTGGTGCACCAGTTATTTGCGCCAACTAAAGAAGAAATTACTTATGCTGAGAAGCTTCTGCGTTCCATGAATGAGCAGCTTACAAATGGAGTCGGTGTTTACACCGTTGATGGTAAAATGGTTGATAAACCATTCTTTGAAGAGGCACAAAGAATTATTGATTTGGCCAAAGCGAGTGGTGTTTACCACGGTGATATGTAA
- a CDS encoding CitMHS family transporter: MLLTILAYAMIAIFMYVVMSKKMSPLSALVMVPLIFTIIAFFTGVTDITADPAFVKSLGDAKIANNLSAVGPMVLYGINQTAKTGIMLLFAILYFSIMLDTGLFDPITEKMIRFAKGDPMKVLMATAIVSAAVSMNGDGTTTTLIVVSAFLPIYQKLNMKVMNLGVLIILQNTIMNLLPWGGPTARAMSVLNVGSEILAFLAPGMIISLLYVIFIVAPSMGRKERKRLGITNLSDQEMKKLTEISDPEKEATRRPDLFLFNGIMTIVLITWLVAGSFIPAIQVPSLLLFAVGTIVALMVNYPNLKDQSKRIGDNAGDAVQVVILVFAAGIFMGLFQGSGMANALAQSFTTIIPKQLAGFWGLIIALLSAPGTFFLSNDGFYYGIMPVLAQAGARYGFDNMSMALASLMGQAFHLLSPLVAFIYLLLRLTGLDMGEWQRTAGKYALGIFIIFILTIILMGHMPIYIPQ, translated from the coding sequence ATGTTACTCACTATTTTGGCTTATGCCATGATTGCCATTTTCATGTACGTGGTTATGTCCAAGAAAATGTCACCTCTATCAGCATTAGTAATGGTTCCCCTTATTTTTACCATTATTGCTTTCTTCACTGGTGTCACTGATATTACTGCAGATCCAGCATTTGTAAAATCACTTGGTGATGCAAAAATTGCCAACAATTTATCAGCAGTTGGACCAATGGTTCTATATGGAATCAACCAAACAGCAAAAACAGGGATTATGCTACTCTTTGCAATCCTTTACTTTTCAATCATGCTGGACACTGGCTTATTTGATCCAATAACTGAAAAGATGATTCGTTTTGCCAAAGGCGATCCAATGAAGGTTTTAATGGCCACAGCTATTGTATCAGCGGCCGTTTCAATGAATGGAGATGGTACAACAACAACGTTAATTGTTGTTTCAGCCTTCTTACCAATCTACCAAAAATTAAATATGAAAGTCATGAACCTAGGTGTATTGATTATTCTTCAAAACACTATCATGAACCTACTGCCTTGGGGAGGACCAACAGCGCGTGCAATGTCTGTCCTTAATGTCGGCTCTGAAATTTTAGCCTTCCTAGCACCTGGAATGATTATTTCACTACTTTACGTTATCTTCATTGTAGCTCCAAGCATGGGACGGAAAGAACGTAAACGTTTAGGGATTACAAATCTATCAGATCAAGAAATGAAAAAATTAACAGAAATTTCTGATCCTGAAAAAGAAGCAACCCGTCGTCCAGATTTATTCCTTTTCAATGGGATTATGACTATCGTTCTTATTACATGGTTAGTCGCTGGATCATTTATTCCAGCCATTCAAGTCCCTTCTCTTTTACTCTTTGCAGTTGGAACAATTGTAGCTCTCATGGTGAACTATCCTAACCTAAAAGACCAATCTAAACGTATTGGTGATAACGCTGGCGATGCCGTGCAAGTTGTTATTCTCGTTTTCGCTGCTGGGATTTTTATGGGACTCTTCCAAGGATCAGGTATGGCAAATGCTTTAGCGCAAAGCTTTACAACCATTATTCCTAAACAACTGGCTGGTTTCTGGGGATTAATTATTGCCCTCTTATCTGCTCCAGGTACTTTCTTCTTATCAAATGATGGTTTCTACTATGGCATCATGCCAGTCCTAGCTCAAGCTGGCGCTCGTTACGGGTTTGACAACATGTCAATGGCTCTAGCATCACTCATGGGACAAGCCTTCCACTTACTAAGCCCTCTTGTTGCTTTCATTTACCTTCTTCTTCGCCTGACTGGCTTGGATATGGGAGAATGGCAAAGAACGGCTGGTAAATATGCACTTGGGATTTTCATCATCTTTATCCTAACCATTATTCTAATGGGGCATATGCCAATCTATATCCCTCAATAA
- a CDS encoding GntR family transcriptional regulator: MNSVTNVVKKNLELSKNIPLKIALYEAFKKTIVLREIPAGTRINEKEFSTELNISRTPIRYALSVLQEEKLVEHIPNRGIIVKGVSLQDAHEIFEIRKSLDTLASTTAMNKMTKEDFDEMKQLLETCEGYLLDHEIDKVLQNFNDFNNLIYEKSQMLRLKEIVSRLQTYLLYFRRISISSDARRRNALDEHWMIYRGMKNKDYQQVTLITHEHLNHSLEFIIQEMEQTND, from the coding sequence ATGAATTCAGTTACCAATGTAGTCAAAAAAAACTTAGAATTATCCAAAAATATTCCTCTTAAGATTGCTTTATATGAGGCCTTCAAAAAAACCATTGTTTTAAGAGAAATACCTGCAGGAACCCGCATTAATGAAAAAGAATTTTCTACTGAACTAAATATTAGCAGGACACCCATCCGTTATGCTCTTAGTGTTCTTCAAGAAGAAAAGCTCGTTGAACATATTCCAAACAGAGGGATTATCGTCAAAGGCGTCAGCCTACAAGATGCTCATGAAATTTTCGAAATCCGTAAATCATTAGATACCTTAGCATCAACTACAGCTATGAATAAAATGACTAAGGAAGATTTTGATGAAATGAAACAGCTCTTAGAGACCTGTGAAGGTTATTTATTAGATCATGAAATTGATAAAGTACTCCAAAATTTCAATGATTTTAATAACCTTATCTATGAGAAGAGTCAGATGCTACGCTTAAAAGAAATTGTTTCAAGATTACAAACTTACTTACTCTATTTTCGCCGTATCTCCATTTCTTCTGACGCACGTCGTCGAAATGCATTAGATGAGCACTGGATGATTTATCGAGGAATGAAGAATAAAGACTATCAGCAGGTTACCTTGATTACCCATGAACATCTAAACCATTCTTTAGAATTTATTATTCAAGAAATGGAACAGACTAATGACTAG
- the citF gene encoding citrate lyase subunit alpha: MKNAVNRDIPEILLGEDKDIYQGKYYMDGRIYKKDAPHSCPVVKPIDSKVVGSIKEVCQKIGVRDGMTISFHHALRNGDYVMSTVTKVLVEELGVRDLTIAATSLGDAQDLIADYIEAGYVTGVQTSGIRGRIGEVISAGKLKTPAIIRSHGGRPRAISTGDVHIDIAFMAAASCDKQGNAKGTGGKNNFGSMGYAIDDSYYADYTVIVTDTLNDYPNIPCTVDATNVDYVVLVDAIGNNKKIATKEARMTQDPRELMMAENVANIIAATPYFKEGFSFQTGAGGPSLAVNRFLESHMRQKNVKMGFAVGGISNAICDLQDKGLVGHIFDVQNFDLPAGEHLEKNSKHHEISVSQYANPFNKGAFVNMLDFVVLSALEIDTDFNVNVITGSDGILRGAPGGHPDTAAGSKCCIVVTPLTRGRMATVCEKVVTVTTPGDCIDVLVTDYGIAVNPLREDIKKWLDEAGIAHVEIDALKEKAYSLVGRPSNLEWEDEIVAIVEARDGTLLDVVKKIKPLILD; encoded by the coding sequence ATGAAGAACGCAGTGAATCGGGATATTCCTGAAATATTGTTAGGAGAGGACAAAGACATTTATCAAGGCAAGTATTATATGGATGGCAGAATCTATAAAAAAGATGCCCCTCACTCTTGCCCAGTCGTTAAACCCATAGATAGTAAAGTTGTTGGATCAATTAAAGAAGTCTGTCAAAAGATTGGTGTTCGAGATGGAATGACAATCTCTTTTCACCACGCACTCCGAAATGGAGATTATGTCATGAGTACGGTAACGAAGGTATTGGTTGAGGAGCTTGGCGTTAGAGATTTAACGATTGCTGCAACCTCACTTGGTGATGCACAGGACCTAATTGCCGATTATATTGAAGCAGGCTATGTGACGGGGGTTCAAACATCAGGTATCCGTGGTAGGATTGGCGAAGTAATTTCTGCTGGAAAATTAAAAACACCCGCTATTATTCGAAGCCATGGAGGACGGCCACGTGCAATATCTACTGGAGACGTCCATATTGATATTGCTTTTATGGCAGCAGCTTCTTGCGATAAACAAGGTAACGCAAAGGGAACTGGTGGAAAAAATAATTTTGGTTCTATGGGTTATGCGATTGATGATTCTTATTATGCTGATTATACTGTTATTGTGACAGATACGCTTAATGATTACCCTAACATTCCTTGTACAGTTGATGCTACAAATGTTGATTATGTTGTACTTGTTGATGCTATTGGAAATAATAAAAAAATTGCGACCAAGGAAGCGCGTATGACTCAAGACCCTAGGGAACTGATGATGGCAGAAAATGTTGCTAATATTATTGCAGCAACTCCTTACTTTAAAGAGGGTTTCTCTTTCCAGACTGGTGCAGGTGGTCCCTCATTAGCTGTAAACCGCTTTTTAGAAAGCCATATGCGTCAAAAAAATGTTAAGATGGGCTTTGCTGTAGGTGGAATTAGTAATGCAATCTGTGACCTTCAAGATAAAGGTTTAGTTGGACATATTTTTGATGTTCAGAATTTTGATCTGCCAGCTGGGGAACATCTAGAAAAAAATTCAAAACACCATGAAATAAGTGTTAGTCAATATGCAAATCCTTTTAATAAGGGAGCGTTTGTTAACATGTTGGACTTTGTGGTTCTTTCAGCTTTAGAAATTGATACTGACTTCAATGTTAATGTCATTACAGGTTCTGACGGTATTTTAAGAGGAGCCCCTGGAGGGCATCCAGATACCGCAGCTGGAAGTAAGTGTTGTATTGTTGTTACCCCACTAACTAGGGGGAGAATGGCTACAGTTTGTGAAAAAGTTGTTACTGTAACAACACCAGGTGATTGTATTGATGTGTTAGTGACAGACTATGGCATCGCCGTTAACCCCTTGAGAGAAGATATCAAAAAGTGGCTTGATGAGGCAGGAATTGCTCACGTAGAGATTGACGCATTGAAAGAAAAAGCCTATAGTTTAGTCGGTCGACCAAGTAATCTCGAATGGGAAGATGAAATCGTTGCAATCGTCGAAGCACGCGATGGCACTTTACTTGATGTGGTAAAAAAGATTAAACCACTGATTTTAGATTAG
- a CDS encoding acetyl-CoA carboxylase biotin carboxyl carrier protein subunit: MLRKFKITIDGKEYMVEMEEIGGAVTPAPVAPAPSPVAPVENATPVVEESAAPIASPVAPASADAMASPMPGTILKILVNVGDIVSENQPLMILEAMKMENEIVASQAGTVSAIHVSPGQSVNAGDGLITIN; this comes from the coding sequence ATGTTACGTAAATTTAAAATTACAATTGATGGGAAAGAATACATGGTAGAAATGGAAGAAATTGGAGGGGCAGTTACGCCAGCTCCAGTAGCTCCGGCCCCAAGCCCGGTAGCTCCAGTTGAGAATGCTACCCCAGTAGTGGAAGAAAGCGCTGCTCCAATAGCCAGTCCGGTAGCTCCTGCAAGTGCTGACGCGATGGCATCCCCTATGCCTGGTACTATTTTGAAAATTCTTGTCAATGTTGGAGACATTGTTTCTGAGAATCAGCCATTGATGATTCTGGAAGCCATGAAAATGGAAAATGAAATTGTTGCTAGTCAAGCAGGAACTGTCTCAGCTATTCATGTTTCTCCAGGACAAAGTGTTAATGCAGGTGATGGTTTGATCACTATCAATTAA
- a CDS encoding OadG-related small transporter subunit produces MNMEHLVMAFELMALGMAGVFIVLGILYAVAELLIKLLPEK; encoded by the coding sequence ATGAATATGGAACATTTAGTCATGGCATTTGAGCTTATGGCGCTAGGAATGGCAGGAGTATTTATCGTTTTAGGAATACTTTACGCCGTGGCAGAACTTCTGATTAAGTTATTGCCAGAAAAATAA